A single Tenacibaculum sp. 190524A02b DNA region contains:
- a CDS encoding XRE family transcriptional regulator produces MTNFLIGIGKRIKEIRKSKGITISVLAENAGVSNGLISRIENGRTIPSLPVFLEIIAALEIDASTFFQGVEKRAGAKFIHVKKEEQQLIEKEVEAKGFTYHQIFGKSLHAMGFEAVMLTVAPNSEREKVITDAWEFKYILKGSCTYIIDDSEVTVNEGDSIYFDGRLPHVPENRTQENCTMLVLYFYSEVN; encoded by the coding sequence ATGACTAATTTTTTAATAGGCATTGGAAAAAGAATAAAAGAAATCAGAAAGTCTAAGGGCATAACCATTAGTGTATTAGCTGAAAATGCTGGCGTAAGTAATGGACTTATTTCAAGAATAGAAAACGGTAGAACCATCCCCTCTTTACCTGTTTTTTTAGAAATAATTGCGGCTTTAGAAATTGATGCCAGTACTTTTTTTCAAGGTGTTGAAAAAAGAGCTGGTGCTAAATTTATTCATGTAAAAAAAGAAGAGCAACAACTAATTGAAAAAGAGGTTGAAGCTAAAGGGTTTACTTATCATCAAATTTTTGGAAAAAGCTTACATGCTATGGGTTTTGAGGCCGTTATGCTTACGGTTGCTCCAAACTCTGAACGTGAGAAAGTTATTACTGATGCCTGGGAGTTTAAATACATCCTTAAAGGCAGTTGTACTTACATTATAGATGATAGTGAGGTTACAGTTAACGAAGGTGATTCTATTTACTTTGATGGAAGACTACCTCATGTTCCTGAAAATAGAACTCAGGAAAATTGTACTATGCTTGTTCTTTATTTTTATTCTGAAGTTAACTAA
- a CDS encoding ASCH domain-containing protein, whose protein sequence is MKKLFLVFGLLLFCSCKNKETKQNTMEVKIDRSVIELWEDFLANNPSFKNVTMPDSWFFCDNEKDANECAQLVVDGIKQATSTSLWWYETNNEPLPKKGDIYIITDWNGKGKAIIQTTVIEQVPYNKITQEYAEIEGEGDKSLEYWKKVHWDYYSREMKIKNEKPTEDMLIVCEQFKTIWTNTLIK, encoded by the coding sequence ATGAAAAAGTTATTTCTTGTATTTGGGTTGTTGTTATTTTGTTCATGTAAAAATAAAGAAACTAAACAGAATACAATGGAAGTTAAAATAGATAGGTCTGTCATTGAGTTATGGGAAGATTTTTTAGCTAATAATCCAAGCTTTAAAAATGTAACTATGCCAGATTCTTGGTTTTTTTGCGATAATGAAAAAGATGCTAATGAATGTGCTCAGTTGGTGGTTGATGGAATCAAACAAGCTACATCAACTTCATTATGGTGGTATGAAACAAATAATGAACCTTTACCAAAAAAAGGAGACATTTATATAATTACTGATTGGAACGGTAAAGGAAAAGCTATAATTCAAACTACAGTTATAGAACAGGTGCCTTACAATAAAATAACTCAAGAGTATGCCGAAATAGAAGGAGAAGGAGACAAGTCATTGGAATATTGGAAAAAAGTTCACTGGGATTATTATTCACGTGAAATGAAAATAAAAAATGAAAAACCAACAGAAGATATGCTTATAGTATGTGAGCAGTTTAAAACTATTTGGACAAATACATTAATTAAATAA
- a CDS encoding M12 family metallopeptidase has product MRKLNYCTLFIGILFFIACEKNELTNDVNITTPNINDPELAFPNKSGTLKKGFYLGMPITYEVIDNQYIINGDIMLPKNQVYDSMEGIILEPGQKPSAHKIFSAGRSDSRWPNNTVYYSIDPNLPNKYRATDAIRHWESKTNLKFIQRTNQPNYVYFYSGPGCSSHVGMQGGIQYISLAGGCTTGAAIHEIGHAVGLFHEHARADRDQYVTIHWQNIQSGTAYNFETYLQRGYRGSDNTAFDFNSIMMYGAFSFTINSNPTITKLNGNTYQHQRNGLSRLDIQGINKMYPASGTGGGGGNPTYVNGQWYTVHGLRVYRYSNVWWYQYHGTWRQVEYVNNQWQYVK; this is encoded by the coding sequence ATGAGAAAGTTAAACTATTGTACCTTATTTATTGGTATACTATTTTTTATAGCTTGTGAAAAGAATGAACTTACAAACGACGTAAACATTACAACTCCCAACATTAATGATCCTGAATTGGCTTTTCCAAACAAATCTGGAACGCTAAAAAAAGGCTTTTATTTAGGAATGCCTATTACTTATGAAGTTATTGATAATCAATACATTATTAATGGAGATATTATGCTTCCTAAAAATCAAGTATACGATTCTATGGAAGGTATAATTTTAGAGCCTGGACAAAAGCCTTCTGCTCATAAAATTTTTAGTGCTGGTAGATCAGATTCTAGATGGCCAAATAATACTGTTTATTATTCAATTGATCCTAATTTACCCAACAAATACAGAGCTACTGATGCTATTAGACATTGGGAAAGTAAAACCAACCTAAAGTTTATACAAAGAACCAATCAGCCTAACTATGTTTATTTTTATAGTGGTCCTGGTTGTAGTTCTCATGTAGGTATGCAAGGTGGTATTCAATATATCTCTTTAGCTGGTGGTTGTACCACAGGTGCAGCAATTCATGAAATTGGACATGCTGTTGGACTTTTCCATGAACATGCAAGAGCAGATAGAGATCAATATGTTACTATACATTGGCAAAATATTCAGTCTGGTACAGCTTATAACTTTGAAACTTATTTGCAAAGAGGCTATCGTGGCTCTGATAATACTGCTTTTGACTTTAATTCTATTATGATGTATGGAGCTTTTTCCTTTACAATAAATAGTAATCCAACCATAACTAAATTAAATGGTAATACCTACCAACATCAGAGAAATGGATTGTCTAGATTAGACATTCAAGGTATTAACAAAATGTACCCTGCTTCTGGAACTGGTGGCGGAGGCGGAAACCCTACCTACGTAAATGGTCAATGGTATACTGTTCATGGGTTACGTGTTTACAGATATAGTAATGTATGGTGGTATCAATACCATGGTACTTGGAGACAAGTAGAATATGTAAACAATCAATGGCAATACGTAAAATAA
- a CDS encoding NYN domain-containing protein, translating to MTTNSNLAVLIDGDNIPSAYVEEMMEEIAKYGNPTIKRIYGDWTRPGLTKWKNLLLENAITPIQQYGYTTGKNATDSAMIIDAMDILYSKKVNGFCLVSSDSDFTRLATRLREAGMQVIGIGEKKTPNPFIVACDKFIYIEILKQQSEEKVESKESDKTAYDKITKRDINLIASTIRDLSDDDGWAFLGDVGSLLQKKRPNFDSRNYGFDKLTPLIKSINRFEVEQRENQKNRHKLIFVKIKEKKTRATRGRKS from the coding sequence ATGACTACCAACTCAAATCTAGCCGTTTTAATAGATGGCGATAATATCCCATCTGCTTATGTAGAAGAAATGATGGAAGAAATTGCTAAATACGGAAACCCAACAATTAAAAGAATATATGGTGACTGGACAAGACCAGGGCTTACTAAGTGGAAAAATCTGTTGTTAGAAAATGCCATAACACCTATTCAGCAATATGGATATACAACAGGAAAAAATGCTACGGATTCTGCTATGATTATAGATGCTATGGATATTCTTTATAGTAAAAAAGTAAACGGCTTTTGTTTAGTGTCAAGTGATAGCGATTTTACACGTTTGGCTACTAGATTAAGAGAAGCAGGGATGCAAGTAATAGGTATTGGAGAAAAGAAAACTCCGAATCCGTTTATTGTAGCTTGTGATAAGTTTATTTATATAGAGATTTTAAAACAACAATCTGAAGAAAAAGTAGAAAGTAAAGAATCAGATAAAACGGCATACGATAAGATAACCAAGAGAGATATAAATTTAATAGCTTCAACAATAAGAGATTTATCGGATGATGATGGTTGGGCATTTTTGGGAGATGTAGGGAGTTTGTTACAGAAAAAGAGACCAAATTTTGATTCCAGAAACTACGGATTTGATAAACTAACTCCGTTGATAAAATCAATAAATAGGTTTGAAGTAGAACAACGAGAAAATCAAAAAAACAGGCATAAATTAATCTTTGTAAAGATTAAAGAGAAAAAAACAAGAGCAACAAGAGGAAGAAAATCATAG
- a CDS encoding alpha-ketoglutarate-dependent dioxygenase AlkB: MKGITFIENFIDNSTELFDKLKNNVEWDERMSARKTASYGKAYNYSQISYPFQEFTPELNVIIESINNTLKFKPNNCLINYYLDGKSKMGFHSDQTDILQENTGVGIVSIGETRILRFRNIKNREIIKDFELPSGSFIYMTNKVQDEWQHAIPKSDTENGRMSLTFRKMK, translated from the coding sequence ATGAAGGGAATAACATTTATAGAGAATTTCATAGATAATTCAACGGAATTGTTTGATAAATTAAAAAACAATGTTGAGTGGGATGAAAGAATGTCTGCTCGAAAAACTGCGAGTTATGGAAAAGCATATAACTATTCTCAAATAAGCTATCCTTTTCAAGAATTCACACCAGAGCTGAACGTTATAATTGAATCAATTAATAATACACTTAAATTCAAACCGAATAATTGCTTAATTAATTATTATTTGGACGGAAAATCTAAAATGGGATTTCATTCTGATCAGACCGATATATTGCAAGAAAATACAGGAGTCGGAATAGTATCAATTGGAGAAACTCGAATTTTAAGGTTCCGAAATATCAAAAATCGAGAAATAATAAAGGATTTTGAACTCCCGTCTGGTTCGTTTATTTATATGACCAACAAAGTTCAAGATGAATGGCAACACGCAATTCCAAAATCAGACACTGAAAATGGACGAATGAGTTTGACTTTTAGAAAAATGAAATAA
- a CDS encoding tetratricopeptide repeat protein — protein MRINCIKKRYFFLLIITFTTTIFSQKTAFNTAESADYYKAMELYNSKAYAAAQKLFIKASKESASHKTLKADADYYDAMCAIKLNQDDANYKVLNFVKNYPHNNKKDNAYLNVGNYYFANRKASHALRWYQKVNEKLLNQPAKDELNYKMGYALLVSNYLKDAKARFKTLLGNPIYGTDARYYYGYVAYKQENFGEAEDNLSQLANDATYQAKANYYILDISFKAGRFDKSVQIGEKLLETSKDKKEVSQISKIIGESYFNLKQYEKAIPYLKAYKGKNGKWTNTDYYYLGYAFYKQKDYETAINNFNKIIGGTNKVAQNAYYHLGECYLELDKKVEALNAFKNASEMDFDPKIKEGAWLNYAKLSYEQGNPYKSVPEVLKEFLAKYPYSSASAEINQLLITSYLHQQDYVGALAYLNSDKKNPENQKLANEVSLYRGIQLFNEQKVKEAKPFFNNATKAENPSTTNQANYWLAETNYLLGNYKNALTQFLLVKEDTVQNINQLDYNIGYTYFKLKKYTDASNHFKKFLAKNSENTDLNDDASNRLGDSFYATKQYNQAIDAYKKVIDEGGTGADYSQYQTAMSYGLLGKSDAKISSLQTLATDYVDSQLKDDALFQLANTYSSKNKVQKAQNTYNTLVTKHPTSSYIPSVLLRQGLLYYNNNNSTKALQKYKEVVAKFPNSNEAKQAVTNVKNVYIDIGKVDVYADWVKNVKFVNVSDAELDNATYQAAENKFLENNPEKATAGFRNYLQRFPNGVNALKAHFYLAQSLHKLNQKQEAAPHYAYVTKQAKSEFTEESLVKLAQIYLDNDDWKNGMTVLQQLEKEANYPQNIIFAQSNLMKGFYKGKQYDNAITYAEKVLGYGKLDTKVAEDAQIIIARAAFETNDFITAEEYFNEVNKKATGKLKAECLYYNAFFLNDQKAYEDSNKAIQDLIANYSNYKYWGVKSYVIMAKNYYALKDAYQATYILESIIKNFPQFKDVIEEAKNELTSIKNKEAKTNESVTKQN, from the coding sequence ATGAGGATTAATTGTATCAAAAAACGCTATTTCTTTTTATTAATAATCACTTTTACTACCACTATTTTTTCGCAAAAAACGGCTTTCAACACTGCGGAGAGTGCTGATTACTACAAAGCTATGGAACTTTATAATAGTAAAGCTTATGCAGCAGCACAAAAGCTTTTTATTAAAGCTTCTAAGGAATCTGCTTCTCATAAGACTTTAAAAGCGGATGCTGATTACTATGATGCTATGTGTGCTATAAAGCTAAATCAAGATGATGCTAATTATAAGGTTTTAAATTTTGTTAAAAATTATCCGCACAATAACAAGAAGGATAACGCTTATTTAAATGTAGGGAACTACTATTTTGCTAACAGAAAAGCTTCACATGCTTTAAGATGGTATCAAAAGGTAAATGAAAAGTTGTTAAATCAACCAGCAAAAGATGAATTAAATTATAAAATGGGCTATGCTTTATTAGTTTCTAATTATTTAAAAGATGCTAAGGCTAGATTTAAAACTTTATTAGGAAATCCTATTTATGGAACAGATGCTCGTTATTACTACGGGTATGTTGCCTATAAACAAGAAAACTTTGGGGAAGCTGAAGATAACTTAAGTCAGTTAGCTAATGATGCTACTTATCAAGCAAAAGCCAATTATTATATTTTAGATATTAGTTTTAAAGCTGGAAGGTTTGATAAGTCTGTACAAATTGGAGAGAAATTACTAGAGACCTCTAAAGATAAAAAGGAAGTTTCTCAAATTTCTAAAATTATAGGAGAAAGTTATTTCAACTTAAAACAATATGAAAAAGCCATTCCTTATTTAAAAGCTTACAAAGGTAAAAATGGTAAATGGACAAATACTGATTATTACTATTTAGGCTATGCTTTTTATAAACAAAAGGATTACGAAACTGCTATTAATAACTTTAATAAAATTATTGGCGGAACTAACAAAGTTGCTCAGAATGCCTATTACCATTTGGGTGAATGTTATTTAGAACTTGACAAAAAAGTAGAAGCATTAAATGCTTTTAAAAATGCTAGTGAAATGGACTTTGATCCTAAAATTAAAGAAGGAGCTTGGTTAAACTATGCTAAATTAAGTTATGAACAAGGAAACCCTTATAAGAGTGTTCCTGAAGTGTTAAAAGAGTTCTTAGCAAAATATCCATACTCTTCTGCTAGTGCTGAGATCAATCAATTATTAATTACTTCCTATTTACATCAACAAGATTATGTAGGTGCACTTGCCTACTTAAATAGTGATAAGAAGAATCCTGAAAATCAAAAATTAGCGAATGAAGTTTCTTTATACAGAGGTATTCAGTTATTTAATGAACAAAAAGTAAAAGAGGCTAAACCTTTTTTTAATAATGCTACTAAAGCTGAAAATCCATCTACTACCAATCAAGCAAATTATTGGTTAGCTGAAACTAACTATTTATTAGGAAACTATAAAAATGCTTTAACACAATTTTTATTAGTAAAAGAAGATACTGTTCAAAATATTAATCAATTAGATTATAACATCGGTTACACCTATTTTAAACTGAAAAAATACACAGATGCTTCAAACCATTTCAAAAAGTTTTTAGCTAAAAATAGTGAAAATACAGATTTAAATGATGATGCTTCGAATAGATTGGGAGATTCTTTTTACGCTACTAAACAGTACAACCAAGCCATTGATGCCTATAAAAAAGTAATTGATGAAGGCGGAACTGGTGCTGATTATTCACAATACCAAACAGCTATGAGTTATGGTCTTTTAGGTAAAAGTGATGCTAAAATAAGTAGCTTACAAACCTTGGCTACCGATTATGTTGACTCACAATTAAAAGACGATGCTCTTTTTCAATTAGCAAATACCTATAGTAGTAAAAATAAAGTACAAAAGGCGCAAAACACATACAATACTTTGGTTACCAAACACCCTACAAGTAGCTATATTCCAAGTGTGTTATTACGTCAAGGGTTATTATATTATAACAATAACAACAGTACTAAAGCTTTGCAAAAGTATAAGGAAGTAGTTGCTAAATTTCCTAACTCGAATGAAGCTAAACAAGCCGTTACCAATGTTAAAAATGTATATATTGATATAGGAAAGGTAGATGTTTATGCTGATTGGGTTAAAAATGTAAAGTTTGTAAACGTATCTGATGCAGAACTAGACAACGCTACATATCAAGCTGCTGAAAATAAATTTTTAGAGAATAATCCTGAAAAAGCCACGGCTGGTTTCCGTAACTATTTACAGCGTTTTCCAAATGGTGTAAATGCTTTAAAAGCTCATTTTTATTTAGCACAGTCTTTACATAAATTGAATCAAAAACAGGAAGCTGCTCCGCATTATGCATATGTTACTAAACAAGCTAAGAGTGAATTTACTGAGGAGTCTCTGGTTAAACTTGCTCAAATTTATTTAGACAATGATGATTGGAAAAATGGTATGACTGTATTACAACAGTTAGAAAAAGAGGCGAATTACCCTCAAAATATCATTTTTGCTCAAAGTAATTTAATGAAAGGCTTTTATAAAGGTAAACAATATGATAACGCTATTACCTATGCCGAAAAAGTATTGGGTTATGGCAAATTAGATACTAAAGTAGCTGAAGATGCTCAAATAATTATTGCTAGAGCTGCTTTTGAAACAAATGACTTTATTACAGCGGAAGAATACTTTAACGAGGTTAATAAAAAAGCTACTGGTAAGCTAAAAGCTGAGTGTTTGTACTATAATGCCTTTTTCTTAAATGATCAAAAGGCGTATGAAGATTCTAATAAAGCTATTCAAGATTTAATTGCTAACTACTCTAACTATAAATATTGGGGAGTTAAGAGTTATGTTATTATGGCTAAGAATTATTATGCTTTAAAAGATGCTTATCAAGCCACTTATATTTTAGAAAGTATTATTAAAAACTTCCCTCAATTTAAAGATGTTATTGAGGAGGCTAAAAATGAGCTTACTTCTATAAAAAACAAAGAAGCTAAAACCAACGAATCAGTAACTAAACAAAACTAA
- a CDS encoding cell division ATP-binding protein FtsE, with amino-acid sequence MSVPVLQLENADIYQRDNLVLSKVNFTLNKGDFYYLIGKTGSGKSSLLKTLYGDLRLQRGLGSIVGFDLKKMKEKDIPFLRRKLGIVFQDFKLLNDRNVFENLEFVLKATGWKNKQDMKDKIHQVLDKVGMKEKYYKKTFELSGGEQQRVAIARALLNDPELILADEPTGNLDPKTSLEVMELLNEIHKSGKTIFMATHDYQLIVKFKQNTVKCEGGELFEVVQQQQPTTPEK; translated from the coding sequence ATGAGCGTACCTGTTTTACAATTAGAAAATGCAGATATCTACCAAAGAGATAATTTGGTATTGTCTAAAGTTAATTTTACTCTAAATAAAGGAGATTTTTATTATTTAATAGGAAAGACAGGGAGTGGAAAAAGTAGCTTACTAAAAACGCTATATGGAGACTTACGTTTACAACGTGGATTAGGGAGTATTGTAGGTTTTGATTTAAAAAAAATGAAAGAAAAAGACATTCCTTTTTTAAGAAGAAAATTAGGAATCGTTTTTCAGGACTTTAAGTTGCTAAATGATAGAAATGTATTTGAAAATCTGGAGTTTGTTTTAAAAGCTACTGGATGGAAGAATAAACAAGATATGAAGGATAAAATTCATCAAGTTCTTGATAAAGTAGGAATGAAAGAAAAATACTACAAAAAAACATTTGAACTTTCAGGAGGAGAGCAGCAACGTGTTGCCATTGCAAGAGCTTTATTGAATGATCCTGAATTAATTTTAGCCGATGAGCCAACTGGAAACTTAGATCCTAAAACTTCACTAGAGGTAATGGAGCTTCTAAATGAAATTCATAAAAGTGGAAAAACTATTTTTATGGCAACGCATGACTATCAATTAATTGTTAAGTTTAAGCAAAATACAGTAAAGTGTGAAGGTGGAGAATTGTTTGAAGTGGTACAACAACAGCAACCAACTACTCCTGAAAAATAG
- a CDS encoding 2OG-Fe(II) oxygenase, translated as MQRTEIADLIYDKLKENQELLTSQFAASKDTIGYFFIDDLLPVELVQVVYAVFPKIGEKHVVERKDIREFKHIAYQMNKYNTLLEELIYAFQDKKVVKIVGEICGKLDMLPDEFLYAGGLSLMGKENYLHPHLDNSHDKDRNRWRAVNLLYYVTPEWEINNGGNLELWPNGISKDPLTIISKFNRLVVMATHQNSWHSVSKVKGEAVRCCVSNYYFSDTPVLPTDTFHVTTFRVGSKNRKLDLVLKSDNLLRKTVRKIFKKGIRENPHQYKK; from the coding sequence TTGCAACGAACGGAAATAGCCGATTTAATTTACGATAAATTAAAGGAGAACCAAGAATTATTAACTAGTCAGTTTGCAGCATCTAAAGATACAATTGGGTATTTTTTTATTGATGACTTATTACCAGTTGAATTGGTTCAGGTAGTATATGCAGTTTTTCCAAAAATAGGAGAGAAGCACGTTGTAGAAAGAAAGGATATTAGAGAGTTTAAGCATATTGCGTACCAAATGAATAAGTATAATACTTTGTTAGAAGAACTTATTTATGCTTTTCAAGATAAAAAGGTAGTGAAAATAGTCGGTGAAATATGCGGAAAGTTAGATATGTTACCTGATGAATTTTTATATGCTGGAGGTTTGTCTTTAATGGGGAAAGAGAATTATTTACATCCACATTTAGATAATTCACATGATAAGGATAGAAATAGATGGAGAGCTGTTAATTTGTTGTATTACGTAACACCAGAATGGGAAATAAATAATGGTGGAAATTTAGAGTTATGGCCCAATGGAATAAGTAAAGATCCATTAACCATAATTAGCAAGTTTAATAGACTAGTTGTAATGGCTACACATCAAAATTCATGGCATTCAGTAAGCAAGGTTAAAGGAGAAGCTGTTCGTTGTTGTGTATCTAACTATTACTTTAGTGACACACCAGTATTACCAACAGATACTTTTCATGTGACTACGTTTAGAGTTGGTTCTAAAAATCGTAAGTTAGATTTGGTTTTAAAATCAGATAATTTATTAAGAAAAACGGTACGGAAAATCTTTAAAAAAGGGATTAGAGAAAACCCTCATCAATATAAAAAATAG
- a CDS encoding glycosyltransferase, whose translation MKKIIVSVTNDITTDQRVAKVCNTLHNLGYEILLIGRKLPTSKLLNRKYKTKRFNLLFNNGFLFYAEYNIRLLLFLLFTKKDLLFSNDLDTLLPNFIISKLQRKQLIYDSHELFPEIPELIQRPFVKKVWEKLESIILPKLKNCLTVSQSIADFYNDKYETDFKVLRNVPVKKEVQKGVFPFDTQNKKIIIYQGAVNLGRGIELMVNSMHYLKGFIFVIAGVGDVINEIKTLVNEKNLNNSVFFLGRLSPKDLKKITPLADLGMSLEEDLGLSYRYSLPNKLFDYIQAEIPVITSDLPEMRNIVSSYTIGQVVIDRTPESIAKQIESITNENYSNNLKKAKNELIWENEEIVLKNILNNLK comes from the coding sequence TTGAAAAAAATTATAGTTTCAGTAACTAACGATATTACTACTGACCAACGTGTAGCTAAAGTTTGTAATACTTTACATAATTTAGGATATGAAATTCTTCTTATTGGTAGAAAATTACCAACAAGTAAGCTTCTGAATAGAAAATACAAAACAAAACGATTTAACCTTCTGTTTAATAATGGGTTTTTATTCTATGCTGAATATAATATCCGTTTATTATTATTTTTACTTTTCACTAAAAAAGACCTTCTTTTTTCCAATGACTTAGACACTTTACTTCCTAACTTTATAATAAGTAAACTCCAAAGAAAACAACTTATATATGATAGTCATGAGTTATTCCCCGAAATTCCAGAATTGATTCAAAGACCCTTCGTAAAAAAAGTGTGGGAAAAGCTTGAAAGCATTATTTTACCTAAATTAAAGAATTGCTTAACGGTAAGTCAAAGTATTGCTGATTTTTATAATGATAAATATGAGACAGATTTTAAAGTACTGAGAAATGTTCCTGTAAAAAAGGAAGTACAAAAAGGTGTATTTCCTTTTGATACACAAAATAAAAAAATAATTATTTATCAAGGTGCTGTAAATCTAGGCAGAGGCATTGAGTTAATGGTAAATTCCATGCACTATTTAAAAGGTTTTATTTTTGTGATTGCTGGTGTTGGTGATGTTATAAATGAAATTAAAACATTAGTTAATGAAAAGAACTTAAATAATAGCGTTTTCTTTTTGGGTAGACTCTCACCTAAAGACCTAAAAAAAATAACTCCTTTAGCTGATTTAGGTATGAGCCTAGAAGAAGATTTGGGCCTAAGCTACCGCTATTCATTACCTAATAAGCTTTTTGATTATATTCAAGCTGAAATCCCTGTTATTACATCGGATCTTCCTGAAATGCGAAATATAGTTTCCTCCTATACTATTGGACAAGTTGTCATAGATAGAACTCCTGAATCAATAGCAAAACAAATTGAATCTATCACAAATGAAAACTATTCAAACAACTTGAAGAAAGCAAAAAATGAGCTTATTTGGGAAAATGAAGAAATTGTTTTAAAAAATATACTTAACAACTTGAAATAG
- the mdh gene encoding malate dehydrogenase has translation MKVTVVGAGAVGASCAEYIAIKDFASEVVLVDIKEGFAEGKAMDLMQTASLNNFDTKITGTTGDYSKTAGSDICVITSGIARKPGMSRDELLGINAGIVKSVAASLIEHSPNTIIIVVSNPMDTMTYLVHKATGLPKNRIIGMGGALDSARFKYRLAEALEAPISDVDGMVIGGHSDKGMVPLTRLATRNSVPVSEFLSEERLEQVKQDTKVGGATLTGLLGTSAWYAPGAAVSGMVQAIACDTKKIFPCSALLDGEYGLSGLCIGVPVVLGKNGIEKIVEINLSDAEKEHLSASADAVKKNNEALSF, from the coding sequence ATGAAAGTAACGGTTGTAGGAGCAGGTGCTGTAGGCGCAAGTTGTGCTGAGTACATTGCTATTAAAGATTTCGCTTCTGAAGTTGTTTTAGTAGATATTAAAGAAGGTTTTGCTGAAGGTAAAGCAATGGACTTAATGCAAACTGCTTCTTTAAATAACTTTGATACTAAAATTACAGGAACTACAGGAGATTATAGCAAAACTGCTGGTTCTGACATCTGTGTAATTACTTCTGGAATTGCTCGTAAGCCAGGAATGTCTCGTGATGAATTATTAGGTATTAATGCAGGAATTGTAAAATCTGTTGCTGCTAGTTTAATTGAGCATTCTCCTAATACTATTATTATTGTAGTATCTAATCCAATGGATACAATGACTTATCTAGTCCATAAGGCTACTGGTTTACCAAAAAATAGAATTATTGGTATGGGTGGAGCATTAGATTCTGCTCGTTTCAAATATCGTTTAGCTGAAGCTTTAGAAGCTCCTATTTCTGACGTTGACGGAATGGTTATTGGTGGACACTCTGACAAAGGAATGGTTCCTTTAACTCGTTTAGCTACTAGAAACTCTGTTCCTGTATCAGAATTTTTATCTGAAGAAAGATTAGAACAAGTTAAGCAAGATACTAAAGTTGGTGGAGCAACATTAACTGGTTTATTAGGTACTTCTGCTTGGTATGCTCCTGGTGCTGCTGTATCAGGAATGGTTCAAGCAATTGCTTGCGATACTAAAAAGATTTTCCCTTGTTCTGCTTTATTAGATGGTGAATATGGTTTATCTGGTTTATGTATTGGTGTTCCTGTTGTATTAGGTAAAAACGGTATTGAAAAAATCGTTGAAATTAACTTAAGCGATGCTGAAAAAGAGCATTTATCAGCTTCTGCTGATGCTGTAAAGAAAAATAACGAAGCGTTATCTTTCTAA